In Salisediminibacterium beveridgei, one DNA window encodes the following:
- a CDS encoding ROK family protein: protein MRSGIDIGGTSIKGGWMNEGAELVRQFAFPTPEHPHDAINLICKALGETDQLSSAGVVAPGPLDTGKGIILDPPNLPGWHGFKLVDELKRILGVPVNLENDANAAAVGEAFAGAARGSASSIYITVSTGVGAGIMIGNRLIRGAHDNAGEVGNMIISDTEGMPSSLNSGAVERLASGSALAWQLRSGNGLYPTPKALVTGWRNHEKAAEKLVNTWLDYLSKTVANLIHVLNPEVIVLGGGTMSDEDLIDEIRERTNVYLYESMRGKTRIIRSELGDDAGVVGACFLHEMIQD from the coding sequence ATGCGTTCTGGAATTGATATTGGCGGCACATCCATTAAAGGTGGCTGGATGAATGAAGGGGCGGAGCTTGTGAGGCAGTTCGCTTTTCCTACACCTGAGCATCCTCATGATGCGATAAATCTGATTTGCAAAGCCTTGGGAGAAACGGATCAGCTTTCCTCAGCAGGCGTCGTTGCCCCCGGACCTCTGGATACTGGAAAAGGAATCATTCTTGATCCACCGAATCTGCCGGGCTGGCACGGGTTTAAGCTGGTGGATGAGCTGAAACGAATACTCGGTGTCCCGGTGAATCTCGAGAATGACGCAAATGCTGCAGCAGTTGGAGAGGCTTTTGCCGGAGCGGCAAGAGGGTCCGCAAGTTCGATTTACATCACTGTCAGTACAGGTGTTGGTGCAGGAATCATGATCGGAAACCGTCTTATCCGAGGCGCACATGACAATGCAGGTGAAGTGGGTAATATGATCATTTCCGATACGGAGGGAATGCCTTCATCTCTTAATTCGGGTGCCGTTGAGCGATTGGCTTCCGGTTCAGCGCTGGCCTGGCAGTTACGATCAGGAAATGGTCTTTATCCAACGCCGAAAGCACTTGTAACCGGCTGGCGTAACCATGAGAAAGCGGCGGAAAAACTGGTGAATACCTGGTTGGACTACCTCTCGAAAACCGTGGCTAACCTGATCCATGTCCTGAATCCGGAAGTGATTGTGCTTGGCGGGGGGACGATGAGTGATGAGGATCTGATTGACGAGATCCGTGAACGCACAAACGTATACCTGTACGAAAGCATGCGCGGGAAAACCCGCATTATCCGCTCCGAATTAGGAGATGATGCAGGCGTGGTCGGTGCCTGTTTCTTACATGAAATGATTCAAGATTGA
- a CDS encoding IS1182 family transposase, which yields MFLDYNMNQLVLPMDLSLQLQKNDVAFAVNDLVESIPEEAFEAFYKSQGRPSYHPKMMMKVILCAYTQSTFSGRKIEALLQDSIRMMWLAQGHAPTYRTINRFRVHPDVEELLRQCFVQFRSRLVQEEAIDNEAIFIDGTKIEANANKFTFVWKKSVQRYHHDIVTKSNAIYDELIEQEIIPAIELEDQEALTDDELNKVHEELDQTVQDYDKQIEENDDAKERKRLRSERKKPKEKRKKFQDFIERKARYEKDLAILGDRNSYSKTDHDATFMRMKDDYMKNGQLKAGYNLQIATEGQYTLAYDIYPNPTDTRTLIPFLDTIERRYFSLPDYIVGDAGYGSEQNYEDIFLNRLSSTPLITYSMYRKEKKRSFKTDRYHVMNWNYNQDQDYFLCPNGKKVTFRYVSKRTDRAGFERTFKVYESEDCTGCPLRASCTKAKEGKNRKVYYNEKWELQKEHIRQLLSEEETGAIYGRRKVDVEPVFGFLKANLHFTRMSVRGKDKVKKEMGFALMAVNLRKYTALYCFLYLYQQTKRFRLSIYDNRKRILIIQAFLSQPLFSNLS from the coding sequence ATGTTTCTCGATTATAACATGAATCAGCTCGTTTTGCCGATGGATTTATCGCTTCAATTACAAAAAAATGATGTCGCTTTTGCAGTGAATGACCTGGTTGAATCGATACCTGAAGAAGCTTTTGAAGCTTTTTATAAAAGTCAGGGTCGCCCTTCTTATCATCCGAAAATGATGATGAAGGTGATTCTCTGTGCGTATACTCAATCGACTTTTTCTGGACGGAAAATTGAAGCCTTATTGCAGGACAGTATTCGAATGATGTGGCTGGCACAAGGACACGCGCCGACCTACCGGACGATCAATCGATTCAGAGTACATCCCGACGTTGAAGAGCTCTTACGTCAGTGTTTTGTGCAATTCAGAAGCCGACTGGTTCAGGAAGAAGCAATTGATAACGAAGCAATTTTTATTGATGGTACAAAGATCGAAGCCAACGCGAATAAATTCACGTTCGTATGGAAAAAATCCGTGCAACGGTATCATCATGATATCGTTACGAAATCAAATGCGATCTATGATGAACTGATTGAACAGGAAATCATTCCTGCGATTGAACTGGAAGATCAGGAAGCCTTAACGGATGATGAGCTGAATAAAGTTCATGAAGAGTTGGACCAGACCGTTCAGGATTACGACAAGCAAATCGAAGAGAATGATGATGCGAAGGAAAGAAAAAGACTGAGATCAGAGCGGAAAAAGCCGAAAGAAAAGCGTAAAAAATTTCAGGATTTCATCGAACGTAAAGCACGTTATGAGAAGGATCTCGCGATCCTGGGTGATCGTAACAGTTACTCGAAAACCGATCATGATGCCACGTTTATGAGAATGAAAGATGACTATATGAAAAATGGCCAACTGAAAGCCGGTTACAATCTCCAGATTGCAACGGAAGGACAATATACGCTCGCTTATGACATCTATCCAAATCCGACTGACACACGAACCCTGATTCCATTTCTGGATACCATCGAGAGACGGTACTTTTCACTGCCTGACTATATTGTTGGGGACGCCGGATACGGAAGCGAACAAAATTATGAGGATATTTTTTTGAACCGTCTATCAAGCACACCACTGATCACGTATAGTATGTACCGAAAAGAAAAGAAACGGTCATTCAAAACCGATCGCTACCATGTGATGAATTGGAATTACAATCAGGATCAAGACTATTTTCTCTGTCCAAACGGCAAAAAAGTCACCTTTCGCTATGTATCCAAACGAACCGATCGCGCAGGATTCGAACGAACATTCAAGGTCTATGAAAGTGAAGACTGCACGGGCTGTCCCTTACGGGCCAGTTGCACAAAAGCGAAAGAAGGCAAAAACCGTAAGGTTTATTACAATGAAAAATGGGAGCTGCAAAAAGAGCATATTCGTCAACTGCTTTCGGAAGAAGAAACTGGCGCGATTTATGGCAGACGTAAAGTCGATGTCGAACCAGTTTTTGGATTTCTGAAGGCCAATTTGCATTTCACCAGAATGTCGGTGAGAGGCAAAGACAAAGTGAAAAAAGAAATGGGTTTTGCACTCATGGCAGTGAACTTGAGAAAGTACACTGCGTTATACTGTTTTTTATATTTGTATCAACAGACAAAACGCTTCCGACTATCAATTTATGATAATCGGAAGCGTATTTTGATCATTCAAGCCTTTTTGTCCCAGCCTCTTTTTTCAAATTTGTCATGA
- the helD gene encoding RNA polymerase recycling motor HelD, giving the protein MKADKHPAKEEEQKRLEYTTEYIEEVLEAARQSKIDYKSKIKQALIDLDHLDSSNSYVNILANANMLDTTGKNLRMLESLKDEPYFARMDFVPEGKIEKEKLYIGKTSLTEQDSQEPVILDWRSPIANIYYEGQLGEVTYEAHGKTFHGELELKRQFVIEEKSLQEIRDIDLTARDQLLQESLTTSADNRLKDIVSTIQAEQNQIIRADMNRPLFVQGVAGSGKTTIALHRMAYFIYSYADDFDPSQLMILAPNRLFLDYISDVLPELGVDLVTQTTFTDYTKHIIGDRFTFRSKDERIAAIIDPEQFTGDIEWIAGFKGSKNMKVILDSYLEGIIDSWLPDQDITLDRYTLFTAEEIRKLYEDEYTYIAPYQRLMKIREVIKATVKRRSKELLDKVEELYDDKIDALRSRVKDEEERRQRVVKLWDKREAHLDAMRKEAKTILPQLTKQMPKTKTEALTRKLLTDKDTLIHIASEYLSESEVETFTRHHRTTFRKKELDLEDAAIFLYIESRLFGIHKEHQYQNVFIDEAQDYSYLEFVVLKQVCNTSLFTILGDLSQGIHSYRGITSWQNVMEDVFVNASFQTLRQSYRTTIEIMQEANRVIQKSSYEGMVLAEPVVRHDEQPDIHQFTAMNEAAAAIYKHYREIRGDVYHSFAIVTKTEREAERVYQEVSLASGEMSVSLLDENQEHDGTDIVILPSYLSKGLEFDVVTILTDQDAFTDQDIDIKLLYVAMTRALHRLSIWYNQKHEGLIEDVLNHKQI; this is encoded by the coding sequence ATGAAAGCGGACAAACATCCGGCAAAAGAAGAGGAACAAAAACGTCTTGAATACACGACGGAATACATTGAAGAAGTTCTTGAAGCAGCAAGACAAAGCAAAATTGATTATAAAAGCAAGATCAAGCAGGCACTGATCGACCTTGATCACCTGGACAGTTCAAACAGTTATGTCAATATCCTCGCGAATGCAAATATGCTGGATACGACGGGGAAGAATTTACGGATGCTCGAGAGCCTGAAGGATGAACCGTATTTTGCGCGAATGGATTTTGTGCCCGAGGGAAAGATAGAGAAGGAAAAATTATATATCGGAAAAACATCGCTCACAGAACAAGACAGCCAGGAACCTGTCATTCTGGATTGGCGGTCACCTATTGCCAATATTTATTATGAAGGCCAGCTTGGCGAAGTCACATATGAGGCACACGGAAAAACGTTTCATGGGGAGCTGGAACTCAAGCGCCAGTTTGTCATTGAAGAAAAGTCGTTGCAGGAAATTCGCGACATCGATCTGACGGCCAGAGATCAGCTCCTTCAGGAATCGTTAACCACAAGTGCCGATAACCGGCTGAAGGATATCGTGTCTACAATTCAAGCCGAACAAAACCAGATCATCCGTGCGGATATGAACCGTCCGCTCTTTGTTCAGGGGGTGGCAGGAAGCGGCAAGACCACGATTGCCCTGCACAGAATGGCGTATTTTATATACAGTTATGCAGACGATTTCGATCCATCCCAATTAATGATTTTAGCTCCTAACCGACTGTTTCTTGACTACATTTCCGATGTCCTTCCGGAACTGGGAGTTGACCTCGTTACGCAGACCACTTTTACTGATTATACGAAGCACATTATCGGCGATCGTTTTACGTTTCGATCGAAGGATGAACGCATCGCAGCGATCATAGATCCGGAACAATTCACAGGAGACATAGAATGGATTGCAGGATTCAAAGGGTCAAAAAACATGAAGGTGATTCTCGACAGTTATCTTGAAGGGATTATCGACAGCTGGCTTCCTGATCAGGACATTACCCTGGACCGGTATACATTGTTTACCGCAGAAGAAATCCGTAAATTGTACGAAGACGAATATACCTATATCGCGCCTTATCAGAGACTGATGAAAATCAGGGAAGTCATCAAAGCAACCGTGAAACGAAGATCCAAAGAACTTCTGGATAAGGTGGAAGAACTCTATGATGATAAGATTGATGCACTCAGAAGCCGTGTGAAAGACGAAGAGGAACGGCGGCAACGGGTCGTGAAGCTGTGGGATAAACGGGAAGCTCATCTTGATGCTATGAGAAAAGAAGCAAAAACGATTTTACCCCAGTTGACAAAACAAATGCCGAAAACGAAAACAGAGGCCCTGACAAGAAAACTGCTAACAGATAAAGATACATTGATTCACATCGCATCGGAATACCTGTCAGAATCGGAAGTTGAGACCTTCACCAGACATCACCGCACAACATTTCGAAAAAAGGAATTGGATCTTGAAGATGCGGCAATATTTCTGTATATAGAATCCCGGCTGTTCGGTATTCACAAGGAACATCAGTACCAGAATGTGTTCATCGATGAAGCACAAGATTACAGTTATTTGGAATTTGTCGTTTTGAAACAGGTTTGCAATACGAGTCTGTTTACCATTTTAGGTGATTTATCTCAAGGCATTCACAGCTACCGGGGGATAACAAGTTGGCAAAACGTCATGGAGGATGTCTTTGTGAATGCTAGCTTTCAAACGCTCAGACAGAGTTACCGGACGACGATTGAGATCATGCAAGAGGCAAACCGGGTCATTCAGAAGAGCTCATATGAAGGAATGGTGCTTGCAGAACCCGTTGTCCGTCATGACGAGCAACCGGACATACACCAATTTACGGCGATGAATGAAGCGGCAGCTGCCATATACAAGCACTATCGTGAGATCAGGGGTGATGTTTACCACTCCTTTGCAATCGTAACGAAAACGGAACGTGAAGCAGAGCGGGTGTATCAAGAGGTATCCCTTGCATCAGGTGAGATGAGTGTTTCACTTCTCGATGAAAACCAGGAACATGATGGAACAGACATCGTCATTTTGCCATCATATCTGTCGAAAGGGCTGGAATTTGATGTGGTCACCATCCTGACCGATCAAGATGCTTTTACAGATCAAGATATTGATATCAAGCTTTTGTACGTTGCGATGACAAGAGCCCTGCACAGGCTGTCAATCTGGTATAATCAGAAACATGAAGGACTGATTGAAGACGTACTGAATCATAAACAAATCTGA
- a CDS encoding SurA N-terminal domain-containing protein codes for MKKKLFTGLSLAVTMAVVTACGGNDEGNTNEENNGLLDNNNQEEAPDNDGDGNEAAMEDALEDEMEMDMPEPDTEDLPDVVAEVNGEEIDQEEFLMTYEPQFQQMAMQSQMSGEEVDEVELREMVIDSMINNKLLIQEADEQGIEATDEEMDQLLSDLAEQNGLGSADEFMAALEEQGTPEDEIMEQVAMQVKVDQLIANEAGDIEASDAEVEEMYAQLEAQQEQSGGELPPLDEVRGEIEQEVISQQEMQFAQTLIEELRSDADYTIYL; via the coding sequence ATGAAAAAGAAATTATTTACAGGTTTATCACTCGCAGTCACAATGGCTGTTGTTACAGCTTGCGGGGGAAATGATGAGGGAAACACAAACGAAGAAAATAATGGTTTATTGGACAATAACAATCAGGAAGAGGCTCCTGACAACGACGGCGACGGTAACGAAGCCGCTATGGAAGATGCCCTTGAAGATGAAATGGAAATGGACATGCCTGAACCAGACACAGAAGACCTTCCCGATGTAGTAGCTGAAGTCAACGGTGAAGAAATCGATCAGGAAGAATTTCTCATGACGTATGAGCCGCAATTTCAACAAATGGCCATGCAGTCGCAGATGAGCGGTGAAGAAGTTGACGAAGTAGAACTTCGTGAAATGGTTATCGACTCCATGATCAACAATAAGCTCCTGATTCAGGAAGCCGACGAACAGGGCATCGAAGCTACCGATGAAGAAATGGATCAGCTGCTCAGTGATTTGGCTGAACAAAATGGTCTCGGATCAGCAGATGAATTCATGGCTGCTTTAGAAGAACAGGGAACACCTGAAGATGAAATTATGGAACAGGTTGCCATGCAAGTGAAAGTCGATCAGCTGATTGCCAATGAGGCTGGCGACATCGAAGCATCTGATGCGGAAGTTGAGGAAATGTATGCCCAGCTTGAAGCTCAGCAAGAACAATCCGGCGGCGAATTGCCACCGCTTGATGAAGTTCGAGGAGAAATTGAACAGGAAGTCATCAGCCAGCAGGAAATGCAATTTGCACAGACGTTGATTGAAGAACTTCGAAGCGATGCCGATTACACGATCTACTTGTAA
- a CDS encoding putative bifunctional diguanylate cyclase/phosphodiesterase, whose amino-acid sequence MPMKGTSMKSMNVKGFIAGFFLVTIFFSVMAYSTVVNRIDEVNAEMKEHAIQLAESYSDTFTKAASAREFINELLEERLEAAGQSVMMNHENLSNEQLVDLVNQFNVDVIYLYNRAGEVTHSSSGDYIGWTATDEHPAGQFLHSVQDSLVEEIRSDTKSGVPYKFGYYRLDDGAFSQIGIEANVAAGFFDGFKVANMLEEMRLLDGVIDVAFISEGKRITFPDQSGFGFGQLQDAEEEPIHDMDSDGYEIYEHKGGYRIFVPVTGEDETVIGTLSIMKSSDRAVEVRQEILRNNVVIYASVLLFAGFLIAGWYRKSKKHLQLAYFEPLTRLPNYGYMQKFMKAKLANGEVQNMAVFMINCRHFGAINLSHGYEYGDELLQMIAKSLRENIRNSDMLFHFSADRFFLYVDDPGNSQLLEMYAEFLLNQIDELIQDDGQISAIHSNIGIVESRKEMLTLDQLTKRGAITLNQLDIENTHRILFFNDEMEIQIQREERIVQEIKSVIHQGNPARFHLMFQPQLELISGKVSGYEALARMTSATYGPLSPLEFIAIAEKKHLIVDLGYTIIDQACQFVYKLEKEGLNKLRVAVNVSAIQLLRKDFSERFLDLCKINGVDPSSFEVEVTESILLDKDDEMRRHLNQLRNKGVTVSLDDFGTGYSSFARLQNLPVDRVKIDRTFTNRIGDHSEEDPILSDLISMCHKLGKSVVTEGVEEEYQMRYLLDQECDYVQGYCVSRPLEIKAALDFAKQQHLLQ is encoded by the coding sequence ATGCCGATGAAAGGTACTTCGATGAAATCCATGAACGTAAAAGGCTTTATTGCAGGCTTTTTTCTTGTGACCATTTTCTTCTCGGTCATGGCTTACTCGACGGTGGTCAATCGCATAGATGAAGTCAACGCCGAAATGAAAGAGCATGCGATCCAATTAGCTGAGAGTTATTCGGATACCTTTACGAAAGCGGCATCCGCCCGGGAATTCATCAATGAGCTTTTGGAAGAACGACTTGAAGCAGCAGGACAGTCGGTCATGATGAATCATGAGAACCTGTCGAATGAACAGTTGGTTGATCTTGTGAATCAGTTCAATGTGGATGTCATTTACTTGTACAACCGTGCAGGCGAAGTAACGCACTCGAGCTCTGGAGATTACATCGGATGGACGGCAACTGATGAACATCCAGCCGGACAGTTTCTTCATAGTGTGCAGGACAGTCTGGTAGAAGAAATCCGGTCGGATACGAAATCAGGTGTCCCATATAAGTTTGGCTATTATCGCCTGGATGATGGGGCGTTCAGTCAAATTGGGATTGAGGCGAACGTTGCAGCTGGATTCTTTGATGGATTTAAAGTGGCGAATATGCTCGAAGAGATGCGTTTGCTGGATGGCGTGATTGATGTCGCATTTATCAGTGAGGGTAAGAGGATCACCTTTCCCGATCAGTCAGGCTTTGGTTTTGGTCAGTTGCAGGATGCAGAAGAAGAGCCGATCCATGACATGGATTCGGATGGCTATGAAATATATGAACACAAAGGTGGGTATCGAATTTTTGTTCCGGTTACCGGTGAAGACGAGACGGTTATTGGCACACTGTCAATCATGAAATCGTCTGACAGGGCCGTTGAAGTCCGGCAGGAAATACTCCGGAACAATGTTGTCATCTATGCGAGTGTCCTGCTGTTTGCCGGTTTTTTAATTGCTGGCTGGTACCGGAAATCGAAAAAACACCTTCAGCTGGCCTATTTTGAACCGTTGACCCGTTTGCCGAATTACGGCTATATGCAGAAGTTTATGAAAGCGAAACTGGCAAACGGTGAAGTGCAGAATATGGCTGTATTCATGATCAACTGCCGTCACTTCGGTGCGATAAATCTTTCTCACGGCTATGAATATGGAGACGAATTGCTGCAGATGATCGCGAAGTCACTCAGGGAGAATATAAGGAACTCCGATATGTTGTTTCATTTTAGTGCTGACCGTTTTTTCTTGTATGTAGACGATCCCGGCAACAGCCAACTGCTGGAGATGTATGCGGAATTCCTTTTGAACCAAATCGATGAACTGATCCAGGATGACGGGCAGATCAGTGCCATTCATTCAAATATTGGCATTGTAGAAAGTCGAAAAGAAATGCTTACCCTGGACCAATTAACGAAAAGGGGAGCGATAACATTGAATCAGCTGGACATCGAAAACACTCATCGCATTCTATTTTTCAATGATGAGATGGAAATACAAATCCAGCGGGAAGAACGGATCGTGCAGGAAATCAAGAGCGTCATTCATCAAGGTAACCCGGCTCGGTTCCACCTGATGTTTCAACCGCAGCTTGAATTGATATCCGGAAAAGTCAGTGGTTACGAGGCGTTGGCGAGAATGACATCAGCGACATACGGCCCTTTGTCTCCTCTGGAATTTATTGCGATCGCTGAGAAGAAACATCTGATCGTTGATTTAGGGTATACCATCATCGATCAGGCCTGTCAGTTTGTATATAAGCTTGAAAAAGAAGGGTTGAACAAGTTGCGAGTCGCCGTAAATGTTTCGGCAATTCAATTGCTGCGAAAGGACTTTTCTGAAAGGTTTTTAGACCTTTGCAAGATCAATGGAGTGGATCCCTCATCCTTTGAAGTGGAGGTTACAGAATCGATCTTGCTCGACAAAGATGACGAAATGAGAAGGCATTTGAATCAATTAAGAAATAAAGGTGTGACGGTTTCCCTGGATGACTTCGGGACAGGCTATTCTTCTTTTGCAAGACTGCAGAATTTGCCTGTGGACCGTGTGAAAATAGACCGGACGTTTACAAATCGAATTGGCGATCATTCTGAAGAAGACCCGATTCTGTCTGATTTGATTTCGATGTGCCATAAATTAGGGAAGAGCGTGGTGACTGAAGGAGTGGAAGAGGAGTACCAGATGAGATACCTCCTGGATCAGGAGTGTGACTACGTGCAAGGCTACTGCGTCAGCAGGCCGTTGGAAATAAAAGCAGCCCTGGATTTTGCGAAACAACAACACCTGCTTCAATAA
- a CDS encoding LLM class flavin-dependent oxidoreductase gives MKLSILDQAPITQGHTGEQALQYAIELAKLGEELGFHRFWMAEHHSTDAFASSAPEITIAHIAALTERIRLGTGGVMMMHYSPLKMAEVFKTLSALAPGRIDFGAGRAPGGDRASMFALSEGREPMLNNMYEKLGITMDYLADHVPPHRIYDQVKAEPANVSRPEAWLLGSSGNSARRAGQMGVGYSFAQFFNGELSKAILDTYRENFKPSELMTTPEINVSYLTTVADSEEEAAYHALPQDIARLMLMKGKITGAMTPEAAQDYPLTEMDRMQIESMRALHLVGTPSQVADHLSADQETYGFDEAMIVSIPHSQEVRLNVYRHLAEQLL, from the coding sequence ATGAAGCTAAGCATACTCGACCAAGCCCCGATTACGCAGGGACACACTGGAGAACAGGCGCTGCAGTACGCCATCGAACTGGCCAAACTGGGGGAAGAACTGGGTTTCCACCGGTTTTGGATGGCCGAACACCATTCAACTGATGCATTTGCCAGTTCTGCTCCTGAAATCACGATTGCTCACATTGCAGCCTTGACGGAACGGATCCGTCTCGGCACCGGCGGGGTGATGATGATGCATTATTCGCCGCTGAAAATGGCAGAAGTATTCAAGACATTAAGTGCACTGGCTCCCGGACGCATTGATTTCGGTGCAGGAAGAGCACCAGGCGGGGACCGTGCGAGCATGTTTGCCCTCTCTGAAGGGCGTGAACCGATGCTGAACAATATGTATGAAAAACTGGGCATCACAATGGACTACCTGGCAGACCATGTGCCCCCTCACCGGATTTACGATCAGGTGAAAGCAGAACCTGCCAATGTCAGCCGTCCTGAAGCCTGGCTTCTTGGATCCAGTGGTAACAGCGCTCGACGCGCAGGCCAGATGGGCGTTGGTTATTCTTTTGCACAGTTCTTCAACGGCGAATTATCCAAAGCGATTCTTGACACTTACCGGGAGAATTTCAAACCATCTGAACTCATGACAACCCCGGAGATTAACGTCAGCTACCTGACCACCGTTGCAGATTCTGAAGAAGAAGCGGCCTATCACGCATTGCCTCAGGATATCGCCAGGCTGATGCTGATGAAAGGGAAGATCACCGGAGCCATGACCCCAGAAGCCGCTCAGGACTATCCGTTAACAGAAATGGACCGGATGCAAATTGAGAGCATGAGGGCTTTACATCTGGTTGGAACCCCTTCGCAAGTTGCAGATCACCTGAGCGCCGATCAGGAAACATACGGCTTCGATGAAGCGATGATTGTGAGCATCCCTCACAGCCAGGAAGTCCGCTTAAACGTCTACAGACACCTTGCGGAACAACTGCTATAA
- a CDS encoding quinone oxidoreductase family protein gives MKAIQINTFGGPEELRYCDVDEPTPSNGEVIVHVEAIGVNYADTMRRQNQYVVDTPLPFIPGSEIAGTVKEDGEVLKAGTRVVALTGTNAYAEQVAVPEQQLIPIPQNLSNEEAVALPLQGLSAYHILKTMGQLKSGETVLIHAAAGGVGSLAVQLAKRFGAGQVIATASTEEKRALAKTLGADVTIDYTQTDWTDEVWKATGDKGVDVALEMAGGRIFNDTLGVLAPFGRLVFFGAASGELPTLSPFDLLEKNKTVTGFFLPQMMTRPDEFQSSLKEIFELAASGALKMTVGPEYGLADAHQAHTDMEKRRTSGKIILKP, from the coding sequence ATGAAAGCCATACAGATCAATACCTTTGGCGGACCTGAAGAACTGAGATACTGCGATGTGGATGAACCGACTCCTTCAAACGGAGAAGTCATCGTCCACGTTGAAGCGATCGGTGTAAATTATGCCGATACAATGAGACGCCAAAATCAATATGTCGTCGATACCCCGCTGCCATTTATTCCTGGTTCGGAAATCGCCGGAACGGTGAAAGAAGACGGAGAAGTACTGAAAGCCGGTACAAGGGTGGTCGCCTTGACAGGTACAAATGCCTACGCTGAACAGGTTGCTGTTCCTGAACAGCAACTGATCCCTATTCCTCAAAATTTATCCAATGAAGAAGCTGTAGCTCTTCCCCTTCAAGGACTGAGTGCTTACCACATATTGAAAACCATGGGGCAGCTTAAATCAGGGGAAACTGTGCTGATTCACGCTGCAGCCGGAGGGGTCGGCAGTCTGGCTGTGCAACTGGCCAAACGTTTCGGTGCCGGGCAAGTCATTGCGACAGCAAGTACGGAGGAAAAAAGAGCATTGGCAAAAACGCTCGGTGCAGATGTAACCATTGATTATACACAGACAGATTGGACAGACGAAGTCTGGAAAGCCACTGGTGACAAAGGGGTTGATGTGGCGTTGGAAATGGCCGGCGGCCGGATTTTTAACGACACCCTTGGGGTACTCGCTCCATTTGGGCGTCTGGTATTTTTCGGCGCTGCCAGTGGTGAACTCCCAACACTTTCCCCCTTCGATCTATTGGAAAAAAACAAAACCGTGACCGGTTTCTTTTTGCCTCAAATGATGACAAGACCGGATGAATTCCAATCCAGTTTGAAAGAGATTTTCGAACTGGCTGCAAGTGGTGCTTTGAAAATGACGGTGGGTCCTGAATATGGACTTGCCGATGCCCATCAGGCACATACAGATATGGAAAAACGCAGGACATCAGGGAAAATCATTCTCAAACCATAA